A single window of Tuberibacillus sp. Marseille-P3662 DNA harbors:
- a CDS encoding AAA family ATPase, with protein sequence MIIKEVYMEAFGHFHQQRFVFQSAQFNTIYGANEAGKTTLMTFIIHMLFGFPHRTTLSPYIREQSGGRLTVDIEGETVIIERYAGINKGRATLFRENGSIESEDVLAIWLQGMNQTLYQHIYAFDIDGIAHLEKLSSEDLNHYLFSTGMMGNERISQIERVLDKHMGERFKPGGRNPMMNQELKSLDDKRGQLKDWEKQRQTYDEKINEWENVREREQELRERRAALQEEALQYQRYQSVLPLLVEQQDIKQALDQQPKQTFPDQGLEQLESLRSNIMTLEGEQAEKQDKINRIKERIDMIRTYPDILREEAAIKQLMSEQPTIEQARRNRDEVSHQLAHENQALQATMEHLGPEWTKETIRNAEIHIEAKDQLQKVLQHKHTLEQKKELVEQQLDNSTSQLERLQDRLTSLKSRLLTEEKRKQLEQATQSNSDAHAERDWLEHQLNTARGSSQLQKAITRTQKSLTVTLSLLAIAGGWLGWQQLDRVFGLLAFAVIAAGALAGYMALGRLKKTWTTSQEQIDDWQRRLNEVASSSPSTTDRELLENDRRLRVEYDHLQQQFTDEQDHNQRILEQLDTHQQQLNDALHAIYHWLQDHGFPQTTTIDLLPDIYDWVAEGRRQLMQIEVYQNKKVSLEEQLQQFKQGVETVGQRISMDNAHAAGLEQWLETAKAAERDVSHQQAILEQYEEDVAGLQKKIGYYQDQIRQLLAQAGVESEEAFHEKGRHIERQQQQQTRLQALKQQMTVTAGSEALLVKIEQWFAKGTWSERTQAMIEQDIRDIDQNLQELQDQRTALQSDIKYLEDNEAYPELVHDYEQLKASFNHRAKEWAVYQTALQLLKTTKRTYQTERLPYLLKQTSAYFKMVTHGRYENVQYDDNHGFYVMASTGEQRFVSELSRGTKEQLYVCLRLALGQMFETQTAMPMIIDDSLVNFDRQRRQETLDLLKQFSKQHQMIILTCHESQIEDSGEFVELSL encoded by the coding sequence TTGATAATCAAAGAGGTTTATATGGAAGCGTTCGGTCATTTTCACCAACAACGCTTCGTCTTCCAGTCGGCGCAGTTCAATACCATTTATGGGGCTAATGAGGCAGGGAAAACGACGCTGATGACGTTTATCATTCATATGTTATTTGGTTTTCCCCATCGAACAACGCTCTCTCCTTATATTCGAGAACAATCCGGTGGACGATTGACGGTGGATATCGAAGGGGAGACTGTGATCATTGAGCGATATGCCGGTATTAACAAAGGCCGGGCAACGCTTTTCCGGGAAAATGGTTCGATTGAATCTGAAGATGTGCTGGCAATATGGCTGCAGGGGATGAATCAAACGCTGTATCAACACATTTATGCCTTTGATATTGATGGGATTGCTCACCTGGAAAAGCTCTCTAGCGAAGATTTGAATCATTATCTATTCAGCACCGGTATGATGGGTAATGAACGGATTAGTCAAATTGAACGTGTTTTGGACAAGCATATGGGCGAGCGCTTTAAGCCAGGCGGTCGCAACCCGATGATGAATCAAGAACTGAAAAGTCTGGATGATAAACGGGGCCAGCTTAAGGACTGGGAAAAACAGCGGCAAACGTATGATGAGAAAATCAATGAATGGGAAAACGTGCGCGAGCGTGAGCAGGAATTACGTGAGCGGCGTGCTGCGTTGCAGGAAGAAGCCTTACAGTACCAACGCTATCAAAGTGTGCTCCCCTTATTAGTCGAACAGCAGGACATCAAACAGGCTCTTGATCAGCAGCCTAAGCAGACGTTTCCAGATCAAGGTCTGGAACAATTGGAGTCATTGCGATCCAACATCATGACATTGGAAGGTGAACAAGCGGAGAAACAAGATAAGATTAATCGGATCAAGGAACGGATCGACATGATTCGGACGTATCCAGACATCCTTCGCGAGGAAGCGGCGATCAAACAGTTGATGTCTGAGCAGCCGACCATTGAACAGGCACGTCGCAACCGGGATGAGGTGAGCCACCAACTTGCTCATGAAAATCAAGCATTGCAAGCAACCATGGAACACTTAGGTCCTGAGTGGACGAAGGAGACGATACGGAACGCTGAAATTCATATCGAAGCGAAGGATCAATTGCAAAAAGTATTACAGCACAAGCACACCCTCGAACAGAAAAAGGAACTGGTGGAACAGCAGCTAGACAATAGCACGTCCCAATTAGAGCGTTTACAAGACAGGCTGACAAGCTTGAAAAGCCGTCTGCTGACTGAAGAAAAGCGCAAGCAACTAGAACAAGCCACACAGTCCAATTCTGACGCGCATGCTGAGCGGGATTGGCTAGAACACCAACTTAACACGGCAAGGGGATCGTCTCAACTTCAAAAAGCTATCACCCGGACCCAGAAAAGTCTTACGGTGACTCTGAGTTTGTTAGCGATCGCTGGTGGTTGGTTGGGCTGGCAACAGCTTGATAGAGTCTTTGGCCTTTTGGCGTTTGCGGTGATCGCGGCTGGTGCTTTAGCGGGCTATATGGCACTCGGCCGGTTGAAAAAGACGTGGACAACCTCTCAGGAGCAAATCGACGATTGGCAGCGGCGACTTAATGAAGTGGCATCGTCATCACCATCGACAACGGACAGAGAATTACTAGAAAATGACCGCCGTCTTCGCGTGGAATATGATCACTTACAACAGCAATTTACTGACGAACAAGACCACAATCAGCGGATCCTTGAGCAGTTGGATACCCATCAACAACAGTTGAACGACGCTCTTCATGCGATTTATCACTGGTTACAGGACCATGGTTTTCCCCAGACAACGACGATCGATTTGCTGCCGGATATTTACGATTGGGTGGCTGAGGGCCGGCGCCAGCTTATGCAAATCGAGGTCTATCAGAACAAAAAGGTGTCACTAGAGGAACAGCTGCAGCAATTCAAACAGGGCGTGGAAACAGTTGGACAGCGCATTAGTATGGACAACGCCCATGCTGCCGGACTTGAACAATGGCTGGAGACAGCCAAGGCTGCTGAGCGTGATGTGTCACACCAGCAAGCTATTCTGGAGCAATACGAAGAGGACGTTGCTGGATTACAGAAAAAAATCGGTTATTATCAGGACCAAATTCGTCAATTGCTTGCTCAAGCGGGTGTTGAGAGTGAGGAAGCTTTTCATGAAAAAGGCCGGCACATAGAGCGACAACAGCAACAACAAACGAGACTGCAGGCATTAAAACAACAAATGACAGTGACTGCAGGGTCCGAAGCCCTATTGGTGAAAATTGAACAATGGTTTGCTAAGGGTACGTGGTCAGAGCGAACGCAAGCTATGATTGAACAAGACATTCGTGATATTGACCAAAACCTTCAAGAATTACAAGATCAACGCACGGCTTTACAATCTGATATTAAGTATTTGGAAGATAATGAAGCGTATCCAGAATTAGTGCATGACTATGAACAACTTAAGGCCAGTTTTAATCATCGAGCCAAGGAGTGGGCGGTCTATCAAACGGCGCTGCAGCTCTTAAAGACAACCAAGCGAACCTATCAAACGGAAAGACTTCCTTATCTATTGAAGCAAACATCAGCTTATTTTAAGATGGTGACACATGGACGCTATGAGAATGTTCAATATGATGATAACCATGGCTTTTATGTTATGGCTAGCACTGGTGAACAAAGGTTTGTTTCAGAATTGAGCCGTGGTACCAAG
- a CDS encoding metallophosphoesterase family protein — protein sequence MGVTFLHAADLHLDRPFKGLSHVPESLSHRIRQSTFTAFQQLITAAVEHKVDFVVIAGDLFDGHHPSLRAQRFAQKQFQRLAKNDISVYLVLGNHDFGLHQRLEQTFPENVHVFPEDVSVQSFQKEGTTVHLYGFSYPERHLKQRKIDTYEKVDHADFHIGILHGYHEDGQDDHDVYAPFHLQDLLDKQFDYWALGHIHQRQMLHDDPPVCYPGSSQGLSIKETGEKGAHIVNLDHQYGAAIQWLPVHDVQWTDPVVDVSQIQTAEQLSEHLEQIKEQLRQPQTGVLARITLTGASPIKRLLLEPYHLQDLLDTLHEGEEEAPDFVWILDCHDAVVPEYDREALKNTNHFLGDLVRLRDTTETIDDWLEPLYQHKRAGRYLASLNQQEQQEVLDEAEAWLIEQLSQAGEGGALD from the coding sequence ATGGGCGTCACATTTTTACATGCGGCTGATCTTCACTTAGATCGTCCGTTTAAAGGCTTGTCTCATGTGCCCGAGTCTCTTTCTCATCGCATTAGGCAAAGCACATTCACAGCCTTTCAGCAGCTGATCACTGCAGCAGTGGAACACAAAGTTGATTTTGTCGTCATTGCCGGCGACTTGTTTGACGGCCATCATCCGTCACTGCGGGCCCAGAGATTTGCACAGAAACAATTCCAACGCCTGGCAAAGAACGACATCTCTGTATACCTGGTGCTTGGGAATCACGACTTTGGATTGCATCAGCGTCTAGAGCAGACGTTTCCTGAAAACGTTCATGTGTTTCCGGAGGATGTGTCGGTCCAGTCATTCCAAAAAGAGGGAACCACCGTCCATTTATACGGGTTCAGTTATCCGGAACGTCATCTGAAGCAACGAAAGATTGATACATATGAAAAAGTGGATCATGCTGATTTCCATATCGGTATTTTACATGGTTATCATGAAGACGGTCAGGATGATCATGATGTGTATGCGCCTTTCCACTTGCAGGATTTGTTGGACAAACAGTTTGATTATTGGGCACTTGGGCACATTCATCAAAGGCAAATGCTCCACGATGATCCACCAGTTTGCTATCCAGGAAGTTCGCAAGGCTTATCCATTAAGGAAACGGGGGAAAAAGGCGCTCATATTGTCAACCTAGATCATCAGTATGGAGCCGCTATTCAATGGTTGCCGGTCCATGATGTTCAATGGACTGACCCTGTCGTCGATGTCTCGCAAATACAAACGGCAGAACAACTGAGCGAGCATCTTGAGCAGATTAAGGAACAGTTGAGACAGCCGCAGACAGGGGTGCTTGCGCGCATAACCCTGACAGGGGCGAGTCCGATCAAACGCTTGCTGCTTGAACCGTACCACCTCCAGGATCTCCTCGATACTCTACATGAAGGTGAAGAAGAGGCGCCGGACTTTGTCTGGATTTTGGATTGTCATGACGCTGTCGTCCCTGAATATGACCGGGAAGCGTTAAAGAATACCAATCACTTTTTAGGCGATTTGGTTCGGTTGCGGGACACAACGGAAACGATTGATGACTGGCTCGAGCCGCTATATCAACATAAACGAGCGGGCCGTTATCTGGCGTCGCTCAACCAGCAAGAACAGCAGGAAGTGCTCGATGAGGCCGAAGCGTGGTTAATCGAACAATTAAGTCAAGCGGGAGAGGGGGGGGCTTTAGATTGA
- a CDS encoding YhzD family protein codes for MSQYMLTVFDPSGETLLNEMLEASSENEAKQLGDKRLQEKQFGQHTHRLTSSDGKLVLFHR; via the coding sequence ATGAGTCAATACATGTTAACCGTTTTTGATCCATCGGGAGAAACATTACTAAATGAAATGCTAGAGGCTTCAAGTGAAAATGAGGCTAAACAATTAGGTGACAAAAGGTTACAAGAGAAACAATTTGGCCAGCACACCCACCGGTTAACGTCATCTGACGGTAAACTCGTTTTATTTCATCGGTAA
- a CDS encoding NUDIX hydrolase, producing MTATIHDDPYIYDPHPHAAGVLVYYQSRIILVRQYREPVDASVYELPAGGCETGEAPEDGARRELREETGLICGTLHPLGAVYSDPCVSNHVAHLFFTNDIIDETQPQFDDDEQLTVHRFEPQIILDAIKNGEWKSAELGHALLLAKLNGFLD from the coding sequence ATGACAGCAACCATTCATGATGATCCCTATATCTATGACCCTCATCCTCATGCGGCTGGTGTCCTTGTTTACTATCAAAGCAGGATTATTTTAGTTCGGCAGTATCGCGAGCCTGTGGATGCCAGCGTCTACGAATTGCCAGCAGGCGGGTGTGAAACCGGCGAGGCACCGGAAGATGGTGCACGCCGGGAGTTACGTGAAGAAACGGGACTCATCTGCGGAACGCTGCATCCATTGGGCGCGGTTTATTCTGATCCGTGTGTATCGAATCACGTCGCCCACCTCTTTTTCACCAATGACATCATTGATGAAACGCAGCCCCAATTCGATGATGACGAGCAGTTAACTGTCCACCGATTCGAGCCTCAAATTATTTTAGATGCCATTAAAAACGGTGAGTGGAAAAGCGCTGAACTCGGGCACGCGCTTTTGCTTGCCAAATTGAATGGCTTTCTAGACTAG
- a CDS encoding PH domain-containing protein: MKKIDPRAILVWRWSQATVAAIFWLVTIAILVATFYFEWPTWIDLILFGCSLVYTGAFVIIWPRLRWRRWSYSVNDEAILIKHGVIIIQQTIVPMIRIQHVDHAQGPYLRRYHLATIKIHTAATTHEIPALPETEAYQLRDHIAALIKVSDEDV; the protein is encoded by the coding sequence ATGAAAAAAATTGATCCCCGGGCGATCTTAGTGTGGCGGTGGAGCCAAGCGACTGTTGCTGCTATTTTTTGGCTGGTTACCATCGCCATTTTGGTCGCCACATTTTATTTTGAGTGGCCAACATGGATTGATTTAATCCTCTTCGGTTGCTCTCTTGTCTATACGGGAGCCTTTGTCATCATATGGCCCAGACTTCGTTGGCGGCGTTGGAGTTACAGTGTCAATGATGAGGCTATTTTGATTAAGCATGGGGTCATCATCATCCAACAAACCATCGTACCCATGATTCGTATCCAGCACGTCGACCATGCTCAAGGGCCTTATCTCAGACGCTATCATTTAGCGACGATTAAAATCCATACAGCAGCGACCACCCATGAGATACCGGCATTGCCCGAGACCGAAGCTTACCAGCTACGGGATCACATTGCCGCACTGATTAAGGTGAGTGATGAGGATGTCTGA
- a CDS encoding PH domain-containing protein, which translates to MSESSDLKKLHPLTVVLRLTDSIKQIIVPIILAIILTFKGDISDSSWKDWIPSLVMVGLLFIYVIFGVIEWLRYRYRFEDEHIYVKRGAVIKSERYVRYNRIQSVRTRANVLHRLFGLAALDIETAGSRGRPEVTLPAITKDEADVIKAFVHNKQQTNMASSTDSHDKENLKPPETKTLYQLTLKEQVVVSLTSSAVGLILAGFLAIYSQLSDVIPEDTYTYLWGTVLHTSVVFLIVFIILCLAVLWVVSAIVMFFRMKAFSLTADEKEWVIKRGILEKKEQKIPVRRVQAIRITEGLLRQPLGYATIYAECASGSGEPGKGAGTSVLVYPLIKKTDIPKLVGNIIPAFSYSQEITAIRKNSLWLKLFRAATAPVVISIVLSILFPWGWLAFLSLPLAVLYSYLCYKDSGFGQSKEQLLFTFRTLAKTTVITKKHCIQAMSHSSSPMQKRFDAATAQFSVMASLAGKTFKVRDLPRKTAYHLLDWYRP; encoded by the coding sequence ATGTCTGAGTCGTCTGATTTGAAAAAACTCCATCCGCTAACCGTGGTTCTTAGGCTGACCGATTCAATCAAGCAAATTATTGTACCCATTATTTTGGCCATCATTTTAACATTCAAAGGGGATATCAGTGACAGCAGCTGGAAAGATTGGATCCCTTCGCTTGTGATGGTCGGTCTGCTCTTTATTTATGTGATCTTTGGAGTCATTGAATGGCTGCGGTATCGGTATCGATTTGAGGACGAACACATTTACGTGAAAAGGGGCGCCGTCATAAAAAGTGAACGATACGTCAGGTATAACCGTATCCAATCGGTGAGAACCCGTGCGAATGTACTCCACCGGTTGTTCGGATTAGCCGCACTTGATATCGAAACGGCTGGTAGCCGCGGACGACCTGAAGTCACATTGCCCGCGATTACTAAGGATGAGGCCGATGTGATTAAAGCATTTGTCCATAACAAACAACAAACGAACATGGCATCATCAACAGATTCCCATGATAAGGAAAATTTAAAGCCTCCTGAGACCAAGACCCTTTATCAATTAACGCTTAAAGAACAGGTGGTTGTCAGCTTGACATCATCTGCCGTCGGTCTCATTTTAGCGGGTTTCTTAGCGATCTATTCCCAGCTCAGCGATGTGATTCCTGAGGATACTTACACCTATTTATGGGGAACTGTTTTGCACACATCAGTCGTGTTCCTGATTGTGTTTATCATTCTATGTTTAGCTGTATTATGGGTGGTATCGGCCATTGTCATGTTCTTCCGTATGAAGGCTTTCAGCTTGACGGCCGATGAAAAAGAATGGGTGATCAAGAGAGGGATTCTTGAAAAAAAAGAACAGAAAATCCCAGTGCGCCGCGTTCAGGCGATCCGTATTACTGAAGGATTACTGCGGCAGCCGCTCGGCTATGCCACCATTTATGCAGAATGTGCTTCAGGCAGCGGTGAACCCGGTAAAGGTGCTGGGACATCAGTGTTAGTCTATCCTTTGATTAAAAAAACAGACATTCCTAAGCTGGTTGGAAACATTATTCCGGCATTCAGTTATTCCCAAGAGATAACTGCGATCAGAAAAAACAGCCTATGGCTCAAACTATTTCGAGCAGCAACAGCTCCCGTCGTGATTAGCATTGTGCTGTCCATTCTATTCCCTTGGGGATGGCTGGCCTTTCTATCACTGCCGCTTGCGGTGCTTTACAGCTACTTATGTTATAAAGATAGCGGATTTGGGCAATCCAAGGAGCAACTCCTGTTCACCTTCCGAACCTTAGCTAAAACAACCGTCATTACTAAAAAACACTGCATCCAGGCCATGAGCCATTCATCATCACCTATGCAAAAACGTTTTGACGCGGCAACCGCCCAATTTTCCGTCATGGCGTCTCTAGCGGGAAAAACATTCAAAGTCAGAGACTTACCGCGAAAAACGGCTTATCATCTTTTGGATTGGTATCGCCCCTAG
- a CDS encoding Cof-type HAD-IIB family hydrolase, with protein sequence MVYRLLALDIDGTLLGSNNRLDKETKEAVAYAKEKGVAVTLVSERHFHSAAKVAKALKIDNPIITHNGAFASDAIDEPIYTNKIDYEIVKQLVEFLETYPCQIRVSHERLAVSNKPKQKNLIAKMTVGLNESPFYPVTYVDSLSEYLMDHRDDATELSLTLYNEDKEDITMAINDYFPEIHVQAEDDYNLTLTQLGTSKYNALVYLAQHLGFSLSETVAVGNDYNDTEMIAKAGLGVAMQNAPKEVKDAAEWVTRSNDMNGVGYMVKEVFRKQMRKQI encoded by the coding sequence TTGGTTTATCGCTTACTAGCACTGGACATCGATGGCACCCTTTTGGGAAGTAATAACCGATTAGACAAGGAAACAAAAGAGGCCGTGGCTTATGCGAAGGAAAAAGGTGTCGCTGTAACGTTGGTCTCAGAACGGCATTTTCATTCGGCGGCAAAGGTGGCGAAAGCACTCAAAATTGATAATCCCATTATCACCCACAATGGGGCGTTCGCGTCAGATGCCATTGATGAACCGATCTATACGAACAAAATTGATTATGAAATTGTTAAGCAGTTGGTTGAGTTTCTGGAAACCTACCCGTGCCAAATCCGCGTCTCGCACGAAAGGTTAGCGGTTAGTAACAAACCGAAACAAAAAAATTTAATTGCTAAGATGACGGTGGGTCTCAACGAATCACCATTTTATCCTGTGACTTACGTTGATTCGTTGTCGGAATACTTAATGGATCATCGCGATGATGCAACCGAACTGAGTCTCACATTATATAATGAGGATAAAGAGGATATCACGATGGCCATCAATGATTATTTTCCAGAAATTCATGTTCAAGCCGAAGATGATTACAATTTGACGCTGACACAATTAGGGACATCTAAGTACAATGCGCTCGTCTACTTAGCTCAACATCTAGGATTTTCATTAAGTGAAACCGTTGCGGTCGGCAATGATTATAATGACACGGAAATGATCGCTAAAGCAGGTCTCGGTGTCGCGATGCAAAATGCCCCGAAAGAGGTCAAAGATGCAGCAGAATGGGTGACGCGGTCTAATGACATGAATGGTGTCGGCTATATGGTTAAGGAAGTGTTCCGTAAACAAATGCGCAAGCAGATTTGA
- the nagE gene encoding N-acetylglucosamine-specific PTS transporter subunit IIBC, giving the protein MLGFLQQIGKSLMLPIAVLPAAAIILVLGNESLFDVPFMVEGGNGILGHFGIIFAIGVAIGFSKDGSGPAALSGAIAYLVLTNAAQGVDDSINMGVLGGIISGIIAGLLYNRFHKIKLPDYLAFFGGRRFVPIITTVTMVILGGLAGIIWPFVQDGIHAVGEWIINAGAIGAGVYGVINRLLIPFGLHHVVNTFIWFEFGSFDAGGQTWHGDITRFLHGDPSAGIFTAGFYPVMMFGMPAACLAMYLAAKKENKKVIGGLMFSLALTSFLTGVTEPIEFSFMFLAPVLYVIHALLAGTSLIVSNLLDIHYGFGFSAGFIDYVLQFKLAQGQWLLLLQCFIYGVIYFIVFYFAITLFNLKTPGREEGEGAGVASWLFDQEVGSSGSKDESGSESTTSNGKYDATAYQYLQALGGKDNIQSLDNCATRLRLKINDMSKVDEGRLKAQGANGVMKMSKTNLQVIVGTQVEFVADAMKERMASGDDEVPAPEQATEPEADGNQLPPLKGEDFGAPVEGQIMSITEVPDEVFSQKMMGDGFAIEPAQGSVVAPVDGKIMNIFPTKHAIGIASNQGYEILIHIGLETVNLKGEGFEVLVQDGDKVKRGQKLLEFDLDHVKAKAPSAVVPVVFTNMSEDQSLNLLKTGDVNQGDNEIMEIN; this is encoded by the coding sequence ATGCTAGGCTTTTTACAACAAATCGGAAAATCTTTAATGCTTCCGATTGCCGTCTTACCCGCAGCCGCGATCATTTTGGTCCTAGGTAACGAGAGCTTATTCGACGTTCCTTTCATGGTCGAGGGCGGAAACGGCATTTTAGGTCACTTTGGCATCATCTTTGCGATTGGTGTCGCCATTGGTTTTTCTAAAGACGGGAGCGGCCCTGCAGCCTTGTCTGGTGCAATTGCCTATCTTGTACTCACAAATGCGGCCCAGGGTGTCGATGATTCCATAAATATGGGCGTCTTAGGCGGTATCATTTCCGGAATTATTGCTGGACTTTTATATAACCGATTTCATAAAATCAAGCTGCCAGATTACTTGGCCTTTTTCGGCGGCCGACGCTTTGTCCCCATTATTACGACGGTAACGATGGTTATTTTGGGCGGGCTCGCTGGTATCATTTGGCCATTTGTTCAAGACGGTATTCACGCTGTTGGTGAATGGATTATCAACGCTGGGGCCATTGGAGCTGGCGTTTACGGGGTCATTAACCGGCTATTGATTCCATTTGGCTTGCACCATGTCGTTAATACATTTATTTGGTTTGAATTTGGATCATTTGATGCGGGCGGCCAAACATGGCACGGAGATATTACTCGATTCTTGCACGGTGACCCATCAGCTGGGATTTTTACTGCAGGGTTCTATCCGGTCATGATGTTCGGTATGCCTGCGGCTTGTCTAGCTATGTATTTAGCAGCTAAAAAAGAGAATAAGAAAGTCATCGGCGGTTTAATGTTTAGTTTAGCGCTCACATCATTTTTAACTGGAGTTACCGAGCCGATTGAGTTCTCATTTATGTTTTTAGCACCTGTCCTTTATGTCATTCATGCTCTTTTAGCTGGAACGTCACTCATTGTGTCTAATCTTTTAGATATTCACTACGGTTTTGGCTTCTCCGCAGGGTTTATTGACTATGTTTTACAATTCAAACTCGCCCAAGGTCAATGGTTGCTACTTTTACAGTGCTTCATTTACGGTGTGATTTATTTTATTGTCTTCTATTTCGCCATTACGTTATTTAATTTAAAAACACCTGGCCGAGAAGAAGGCGAAGGCGCTGGTGTTGCCTCTTGGTTGTTTGACCAAGAAGTTGGATCATCTGGTTCAAAAGATGAGTCAGGTTCTGAGTCGACGACCTCTAATGGAAAATACGACGCAACGGCTTATCAATATTTGCAAGCTTTGGGTGGCAAAGACAACATTCAATCACTTGATAACTGTGCCACCCGCCTGCGGCTGAAAATCAACGACATGTCGAAGGTCGATGAAGGCAGGTTGAAAGCCCAAGGCGCCAATGGTGTCATGAAGATGAGCAAGACCAATCTACAAGTCATCGTCGGCACCCAGGTTGAGTTCGTGGCTGATGCGATGAAAGAACGGATGGCTTCGGGTGACGACGAGGTCCCTGCACCGGAACAAGCGACTGAACCAGAGGCAGATGGGAATCAATTGCCGCCATTGAAAGGTGAGGACTTTGGGGCACCCGTGGAAGGTCAAATCATGTCGATCACTGAAGTCCCTGATGAAGTCTTTTCCCAAAAAATGATGGGTGACGGATTTGCCATTGAACCGGCTCAAGGTTCTGTTGTCGCACCCGTTGACGGTAAAATCATGAACATTTTTCCTACGAAACACGCGATTGGAATTGCGTCCAATCAAGGCTATGAAATATTAATTCACATCGGTTTGGAAACAGTCAACTTAAAAGGTGAAGGCTTTGAAGTCTTGGTTCAAGATGGCGATAAGGTCAAGCGCGGCCAAAAACTGCTTGAATTTGATCTTGATCATGTTAAAGCCAAAGCCCCATCCGCAGTTGTGCCTGTTGTCTTTACCAATATGTCGGAAGATCAGTCACTCAATCTCTTAAAAACCGGTGACGTTAACCAAGGTGACAACGAGATTATGGAAATCAATTAA
- a CDS encoding YlbF family regulator produces the protein MSNPYDVAYELETAIRNSKEYTALKDAYAAVNEDEPASKMFENFRNLQLELQRKQMQGEEISEEEAQQAQQQMQLIQQQPTIAKLMEAEQSMSTIINELNQIITKPLEELYGTSDQAQQ, from the coding sequence ATGAGTAATCCGTATGATGTAGCTTATGAGCTAGAAACAGCGATCCGTAACAGTAAGGAGTACACTGCACTAAAAGATGCGTACGCTGCTGTTAATGAGGATGAACCAGCGAGTAAAATGTTCGAGAATTTCCGTAATCTGCAATTGGAATTGCAACGTAAACAAATGCAAGGTGAAGAAATCTCCGAAGAAGAAGCACAGCAAGCTCAACAACAGATGCAATTGATTCAACAGCAACCAACCATTGCAAAACTGATGGAAGCTGAACAAAGCATGAGCACGATCATCAATGAATTGAATCAAATCATTACCAAGCCGCTTGAGGAACTATACGGAACATCTGACCAAGCCCAGCAATAA